The Gymnodinialimonas sp. 57CJ19 genome includes a window with the following:
- a CDS encoding tripartite tricarboxylate transporter substrate-binding protein, whose amino-acid sequence MVLALAAIAGPVHAEYPEGPVEFVVPWPPGDLEDVLTRMIAEDFSEAYGVPTAVVNRPGGGGGPFPGAIEVANAPADGYTIGSFLIAIPVVGPQLGIPELNPDPFVPLGNFLTYPFVIAVSGDAPYDDMAGLAAYAQENDVALGHFGAPLVPTQVTLGLAAEMDFSYASDAAFDALDCNTLASGDVDVINTTLQLILPCLDDVNVLASIGGERISLTPDTPTVAELAPDLDVSLWNGLFVHADTPQDVQDRISAVAEQTMMSDRAQALAAETGALVYWQPAAEVVTQIEADIATMANIEALLAE is encoded by the coding sequence ATGGTGCTTGCGCTCGCGGCGATCGCGGGACCCGTCCATGCAGAATATCCCGAAGGTCCGGTGGAATTCGTTGTGCCGTGGCCTCCCGGTGATCTCGAAGATGTTCTGACGCGGATGATCGCCGAAGATTTCTCGGAGGCCTACGGCGTGCCGACGGCTGTGGTGAACCGTCCCGGCGGCGGCGGTGGGCCGTTTCCGGGCGCAATCGAAGTGGCGAATGCGCCCGCCGACGGCTACACCATCGGATCTTTCCTCATTGCGATCCCCGTGGTTGGCCCCCAGCTTGGCATTCCAGAACTGAACCCCGATCCCTTCGTGCCGCTCGGCAACTTTTTGACCTATCCGTTTGTGATCGCGGTAAGCGGCGACGCGCCTTACGACGATATGGCTGGTCTGGCGGCTTATGCGCAGGAAAACGATGTCGCCCTTGGCCACTTTGGTGCACCGCTGGTGCCAACGCAGGTGACGCTTGGCCTGGCCGCTGAAATGGACTTTTCCTATGCGTCCGACGCCGCGTTTGACGCGCTGGATTGCAACACGCTGGCATCGGGTGATGTGGACGTGATCAACACGACGCTCCAACTGATCTTGCCGTGTCTCGATGACGTTAATGTATTGGCATCCATCGGCGGCGAACGGATCAGCCTGACACCCGACACGCCAACAGTGGCAGAGCTGGCGCCTGATCTGGACGTGTCCTTGTGGAATGGTCTGTTCGTTCATGCGGACACGCCACAAGACGTACAGGATCGCATCAGCGCCGTCGCGGAACAGACCATGATGTCTGACCGCGCACAGGCGCTGGCCGCTGAGACAGGCGCCTTGGTCTATTGGCAACCAGCGGCCGAGGTCGTGACCCAGATCGAGGCAGACATCGCCACGATGGCAAATATCGAAGCCTTGCTGGCCGAATAA